ACAGAAACATATACCTAACCCAATGAATTTCATCTTGACGTATAACTTCAaagacaaaccgaaacacgaaccTGTAAACAAATTTATTTGATCAATTTTGTTATTGCTCTGGTGTTTCTAAGATTCCCAAATCCAGAAGTTCCAGACCTCCAACAGAAACAGTTCTCTCTGCCTCAAAAACCTTCATCTATCAGAAAAATTACTTTCTTTATGATGTCCTAACAGCATACTTTTAAACTAAATTATCCATAATCATCTGAAAAATCACCATATCAATTAGTGGCTAAATCGCACCCAAGAAAGCAGCACCAATACCCTTGTCAGCTTCAATTTATAGATTCAAATTTCGGTCTTTTCATCCAAATTAATTTCAAGAATCAAGATAATAACACAAAGTTTTCTAAAATAaccttattttttctttttgcttaatCCATCCTCCTCTTAACGAAACCTGGGCGTCCGAAAGCTCGGATCGCCGCGAGTCCACATAACTAAAAGATCAACGAGACGGAACCAAATCAAATCCGAATAAACGAAGCATTGACGCGATAACATGCAATTCTCATCAAACGCAGGAGGGAACGCTAATAGAACGAGTCGCACCCGTCACGAAGCTCCGATCCGCGGAGTAGATCGCCCGATACTCGACACTGAATTCAAGAAAGCCTCCACCGCCGCCGATGCCGAATCAGAACGAGGTAGAACACAAACAACGAAGATCCCAGATCCCGCGGCGTCTACTCTGGTCGGAGCCCGAAGAAGAACCCTAAGAACAAGCGGCCGGAACCAGGAAGGCGATGAGACTGAAGGAGAGAATAATAATGGGGAGAAAGCGTCTTGCGAGAAGCCGTCTAATAAGTCGCGTTTCCGACACGAAGCGGCGTTGCGGATGCCGATATCTTTCATTTTCTCTATTTATCAGCCTCTTAGTGttcttaatttatttatttaattcttttttttttctctatcttggaaGGTGGCGAAGGTATCGGTGGCGTCACCGCTCGCCCGCCTttttgtttcctgcaggaggatccactctaaaatatattttaaataatatcttcctcttcttctttcaacCGCTCATATCCGTCAGAGAGGTGCAGATTTTAGTTTGAGCTCCGTTGGCAAAAACTATTACTTGGAGAGGATCCGAACAGGTCTCGCTTTCCTTTTCTCTCTCCTCGGATTATACTATGTTATGTTGGGTGGCTGGTGACGGGGGAGAAGCTTACCGGGCAGAGGATTATATCCCAGGGGTACGGTCACCTAATCCCGCCTGAGACTGAGCCCGCTTCCCCACCCTCGTAGTCAGCGGATTGCTCCGGCGGCCCCACGTGGGCCCGCAAGATTTACCTCACCAATCATCACACGGGTGGATCGGTCAGCGAGACAGAAATAGTAAAAGAAAAGTGCCTCTCTGCGCCCGCTGTTGGAGCGCACGCCATTTACTGTTCCGCCAGCTGTCAGTGATTAAAACTAATGGTACAATGATCCGGCGGAGTCGCAGCAGTGCAAATGTGTTTCGGAGAGAAGGGTGGGGCCTCGGCTTGGATGGGCCGTCGGGGTCCGCGGGTACGGGATAGATTAAAAGGTTCTGAACGGACGGTAGAACCTGGGAATGTGGGATAAATTTGGTGATGGCGATGGAACGGTCGGGTCATATGTGACGTCGACTGCTCGACGGCCGAGGGCACTTCAGTGGGAGCCACTCTGTCATCCAATGACACCCAGGTTGACCGAACCAAGACACGGAGACATGTATTGGGTGATTCGgacaattaaattaatatttatttatttttcttctttttttccttgaaTTAAATGAAATAGTGGTATAGTTGGCACATAATTTCTCTCTCTCACCTCTGAAGAGCAATTTTTGAGTTTTTTGTTTTAATACTTACCTTTGGTGATCTATTGTTAGTAACtaaatattctttttataaaGGATAAGTGGATAAAataagatttaagttaaaaatattatgataatttattaaaaaaatttatcaactaAACTAATTAATACCTTTCTAAATATGATAAGTAAATctagtaaaaataataaaaacatgtGAAATAAGGTTTCAAATATGTGAGTTTAATATATTACCATCAAGCAATATTTAAGGTATAAAATATATTGAATCCTAACATTTGGTATATGTGTATGTTATACAGCTACCATACTAATGAGTAAAATACTTTTAATGAGATTTCGAACTTTCAATTTTCGAAAAGTAAGTCATACATcactattaaatcaatatttaagacattaaattatattattaattaatttttaagatataaaatatatcaGATGAGATGTTAAACTCTCGATCTGATATATTATCATCAGATAAATATTTATGATGTAAAATTATATGGAAGTGAGAACGACACACCATTGTTATATCAATGTTTAAATATGtaaaatatattagataaaattttaaacccttaatatttcataaatttgatATTACCactatcaaattaatatttaaggTATTAAGAATATTAAATAAGATTTCGAACCCTTAAATAAATCTTACAGCTCTTAATCATCTAATTGTCATCTTCATCAACATAATCAACATAAGAGTTGATCCAAAATCATGCTCCATGTATGTGTTGATGAGGTTAGATTAATCCTTTCAACTTCCATATAGAAGCTAATAGTTTTCTTGCATGATTATACAAACATTAAATAAAGCCATTTTTTGGGCAGTCATTTAATATGAAATAATACTCCCTAAATTTTTTGTGAGAGTTATCTACCAGATGGCTTATTTCTTTTCAATGGAAACTTATGTGTAACTTGGATGAACAGTGAAAAGTTGGTGAAGAGTAATAGGATTTGAATTGCATGCTTAACTGTAGAATTTGACAAGTTATTTCATAAAATGATCATATTAGTGTTGGCCCATAAAACCTGTTGCAAGTTAAATTGCAAATTAAACCCAAATCTAAAGGCCCATCAAGTTGAATGCTTGGATGATCAGGTCATCAAATTCAATCCATTGATATCAGTAGGTAAGTCTGTTCTTTATCACTTTTGCTTAGTGTTTGGCCACATCATTTGCAACAATTTTGATAGCTTTGATAAGTGGGGTTGGCATATTTCTTTCCCCTTGTCAGTTCAGAAGATTCATATGCCATGATATTTAGATACTCCAAGTTTGATAGGGACAATTAGATGCTTGTCAAAGTTATTTGGAGAACACCACAGTGACACTACTCTTCAATGCCTTTCTTTCCTTAAATAATCTTCGATTCCTTTCATCACATCTTATCTACAAGTCTTTGTTTGTGATGATTGTTGTACATCATGTGTCTTTCATGTTCTTGGATTTTGATTTAGGAGACTGTGACTTGCCTGATCTGGTGGTGAACTCTCCTGTGAGATGGATTGTTTTGTCTTTGGTTGCTTAGCTTCTGAATCAAAGGACTCTGTGTTCTCCAACTTGCCTTTGTGCTTCACTTTCAGATGGTGCCCAGTGCAGTTATATGTCAGCTCGGTTGGTCACCCATCTCCTCCTGTTCTTGAATCTGCGAAGGCCTAATGAGCTGAGATGGTGATTGTTTCGGTTGATGAAGTAGGAGAGCAGGAGACTGGTGCCTGCCAGGGGCAAAGTACCAACCACCAAGGCAGTCCCACTTGAAGGTTTCGGAAGGCTTCAACCAAATTGTCATGGATCACAATTCTCCTTGTCCATGATGCATTCATTCTACTTCATGTGCTGCATCACCGACTCATTCATCTCACAGAATGGAGTAGGCCACCCATGTCCTTCGCTGCTTGACCTGTAAGTTGCTGCTTTCATTAATGCAGCCCAACTCCTGTGCGGCCATTGATCCATGTCCATGTTTCATGCATGTCACGGTTGTGTTCTTAGTCGATCTCGTTGAAGCAGATTGATGTGGTGGTGCATCAATTCTGCACCAACTTCTCCTCCTCGGCTTCCGCACTGTTTCATCACAGCCAGTGGTTGTGGTCGACATTAATGGCGCAGAGGTGAGCAGCAGCCAGCGGCAGATAACATCAAGCTTTATGCGGAGGGTGGTTGACGGTCTCAACCAACCTGTGGGGTGTGCCTTGTGCGTCCACAAATCGACATGCTCCTCATACATTCCTTAGGGTTCACCATGCAATGATCTGCAAAGGAGCTGCCAGTGATTGGCTCTTCAGTGAGAAAACAAGATTTCAGAACATGGTAATTTCTGATGCATGTCAAATATAGTGAAGTATTCTTCATCATCAGTAGCTCCAATCTGAAAATGAGATGCTTGCATCCATGCAATCCAGTCTCTCTCTCCACAAGAGGACAGTGAGTTGTGCCTTCCGGCTAATGTATCAGACTTACATGTTCAGAATTCACACTTCTTATGAATGATTCCTTTACTTTCTAAACCTCATAATTCTTTCTCATTAATGTCACTAAGATTCATGCACCACTATTTACATGATTCATGCACTCATTAATGTCACTAAGTTGGATGACAGAAACAAATTATATCCTAAAGGAATAATAAAGAGCAAGACTTTTGCTAGGATTTGTCAAGAAAATGCTGTGATctgaaatcatgaaaccaatcATTTTTTGTTTTACCTAATAATTAAATTGACTGAAGTGGAATTTGCAGATGAGGGAAAcatagaagaaaaacaaaaacaaaaaccttTGCATGGAATCAAGATTTTGAGCAATTTCACATCTCAAGATTGTTATTGACAATTTTTTACTGTATATTATATAAAGTTCCATAGAATCAGAGGAGATAAAATGCACAGCTGATCATCACTTTCTCTTGCAAGCTTCCATGGCAAGACAGCAGATATGTGAAGGACACATGAAACTACAACCAAGAAAAGGCCTGAGACAGTGAACAAACATACATGACTGGATCCAACTCTTGCTGGTACCATTCTCGCTAGTAGCTGAGCCATTATTCCCTTTCATAATTGAAGATAAGAATGTGGATAATTCATGCAATGGTCCAGCCATGGAGGTAGGGCCTCAAGATAAGGATGGTGAACTGTGCCCCAAGGATTTACACTCAATAACTTTCTCCTCCTACCTTGCCAGTTGCAGAGATGATGTTGTAAGCCCACATCCACCACCAATGGTGAGGTCAGGTGGGAGGGAGAGTCAGTCAGTGTGGGACTTGTTTCTGGACTTTTAAGATAAGTTTCTCTGTGATTGGACTGCGATTGGATGGATGCCTTCATCTTCTTATCCACTCAAACAATGCCTTCATCTTTCAAAAAAATCAGTTTTTTGGCTGAATAAAAGTTTCTTATTATGATAAGAAAATAATGTAGCAGTAGAGAGAAATTATATGAAATGTTTTTTGACCTGATATTTGGCATCCATTTGCATCCAAAGCAAACATTTCTCCTCCTGTGAATTCATGTGACCATTTCCCCCACTGATGTCCATGAAACGATTGAAGCAAAAGAGTGAGATTCCTCTTGCCAACGGTTTTTTGGatctttgtctctctctctctctctctctctctctctctctctctctctctctctcaagattTCTTCTTTTCAAAGCTtttcaaactctctctctctctctcttaaaattCTCCAATATTGTGAAGCTCCTTGTCTTAATTAGCCAATATAATATAGCTTTGTGCATGCTAAAGATGacaagtattttttaaaaaaaatcttaattataaATATGTCTAATATTTAAAGACTTGGAAAATAAATCTActtgattgataaaaaaaattaaatttaaaatatttctcaTTTAATGAAAAAATCCTTAGAAATTAAATATTAGGTATATAATAAATATCTCATGTATAAGTTTTTTAGAATGTGttgcagaagaaaaaaaaaataagaccTAAAATTTTCTCCAATGGATATATAgaatttatatgaaaatatttctcaatttatatgagaaaatattcaaaaaaaaaccttaggctcatgtttgatttaattCAAGAGAGATTTTTCTTTCTTGTATTATTAACACTTAGTGAAAATTTTGCTCTATATAAATCTTGTGTTCACTATTTTTAAGTTTATGTTTTACTTGCTTCGACTCGATTCGGTTTAGTCTAACTTAATCGTCTTCATCGTATAGTTATAACCACATCACACCACTAAGTTAAGAAAAGATACATTTTAAGGATTCATATGATATTTCTTATGAAACTGTTCATGTTAGCATGGAATAACATTTTGAGTGTCATGATCACTTGTTGAGCACATGCTTTGGATTCCTTTACTGCAATGAAGAATATATCCCCAAGTAATGTCATCTTTGGATGCTTAATTATGTGTCCAtaattgtgaaacaacttttcacATGGTGAGGCCAATGAaaaatggaagagagagagagagagagagagagagagaggaggacaaATAGTTGGATGCCCAACCTAGTAAGTAAGCTAGGTATCATGTGATGGATGTGTTGATGCCTTAATAAAAGTGGTATCCCCATTGCATGAGGGCCATTGCCTTTGGAGGATCCATGAGTCTCCAATTTATGGAATGAAAGGGTTGATAAGCAtccacttttttctttttttgccttgTTGGAGAAAACTTCACATGCATATATATTCCTCCaaaattaatgattttttatatccATCtctataattttaaatgtaaagtCTGTGTTTTTCGATCATTATTCGACGCACCTTAGAAACTCAATATGATGCTAAAAATACTAAAGCTAATTTAACTTAAATTTTTTAgacacataaaaaaatatttttattttgtaataGAAAAGGTAAATCCAAAATGAACTTTTTGTTGGTGTTCTTTCTATGGCCCGACCAAGAACAAGTTAGGTTCAATGTATTATTGAGGTGGTTTAGTagggaaaatgtcactttcaattgGCTTTTTCTTTGATTCCTCATCCCCATTTATATACTCTCACTATTCATTAACAATACAAATATTAATCTAAAAACCCCTATCAAAATGTCATTAGGCTCCGACTTAATCTTTGTATGTGTTTCAAATCCAATTTCTTGCATGCATAAAATATATACCCTTCACTACAGTCAGAATTAATTTTTGTACTAAATAATCGGGATATTATCATTTATTCGgtcaaaattatattttaagttagtgtaaatccgaaataagggTCTTTACactgattttaattttaatttagatttattttcttctttatggTAGCAAAATCCAAAGCAATACAGTGGTCCAAAGCAATATGGACCCACCCATCCAAATCGGAGTCATATTGGCATTAGAAACGACTTAATGGCGAAGCCGAAGAGAGCGGTGGCCACATGATCGCGATGTAGCCATCACCTGCGCACGACCCAAGAAAGCCACCCGGGAGGGGCACCAAGACCCAACCGCAGCCGTCCGATCGAGATCCCACGGCGAGCGTCTCATCTCCCGGCCCGCTCATTAAATCATCGAAGGGGGACCGCGGGGGCCCCGCCGCCGGAAGAAGTCTCCTCGGGGAGGCGGAGCGACGCCAACGCTGTCGGCGTCGGGACGAAAACGACCACGTGGTAGCGGAGTCCGTCAGCACTCGAGGGCGTTTCAGTCATTTCACGTTTCCGTTAATTCTATTACCGATTGACCCGAACCCAATAAATCGGACCCGGTCGGGTTCGTTGTTGATGCCGACTTGCCATGAATTCTTGCCGTAGCCAATTGCTACAATTATGGCTTTCGGTGATCTGAGATTGATTGGAGCCACCAATCCCTCATTATTggctattttatattatattgtaCAGGTAATTGAAACTCTAATTCATATTAATAATTATTGGATCTTTGTGGCTTTTTTGAGAAGCAtcattttttacaaaaaaaaaaatatttacaatatttttttttctcttttcttatggATCTGTCTATACGATAAATCGGTCTcgttataacataatataaaaatatttagtataatatttttatacatgTTATAGCGTTTTCAGTAATATTAGGAAAACATTATAccatgataatataatatatttttttattttttaataatattataaaatataatatagtataaaaatactataacatattattttaatattaaatataaaaaatattataactagacTAGttcatagaaaagaaaaaaaaaaaggatcattgGGGGTATTTAATGTATTAGGGAAAAAcgaaaaaaattaaatagaaaatGTTTTTTTCGAGAATTcacctaaaaatatttaaaaaatatattgtgaggttaaaaatattaattatatagaaaaagaaaaagaaatggaaagcaacaacaacaacaacaggagAGACAAGTGGGAAGGATGGGGTCTATTATTACTTGACCAGATCAGGCGGGCCCACGGTAATAACTCAACCCCTCATCTCTAAGTAATGTTTTGGGGTGATTACATGGAGGAGCTACGGTTGAGGAGGCACCATCATCATCAGCCATTTGACCGTCATGTACTCTTCTCCCTCCTTCGCTTTCCTCTACAACGGCAGTAGGGCCTGCTGGATCGTCTTTGTCGACCTTTCCATCGAGCTTTAAGGGCAACAAAAGAATGGGGTCATTACCTGGCTTACGGAGGCGTTAACATGCCATGCCGTGGGTTTATTTGTGCGTGGGATCCGCTTTAATCGCCTTGCACGTTGTTACCCTTCcgtggaggaggagggaggagggaggaggaggcccATGCTACAGCTGTTGCAACGTATGCTTGTCTCCCTCCCCCTCGCTTTCCCTGTTCACAGTCTCAGAGATATATAGATATATTTCCTGCACCTCCGGCTACTATCAACCGGGTCTAAAGGCTGGGCCACCACACGGCAGAAGGGCGACCATCATGGGATCGCAAGGCTGTGAGCTGCAGGGGTGAGCAAGAAGGTGAAGCAACTTCTGTGGGTGGTGTTATTTACTTGTGGGAGACTTGCATGCATGAATGATGTTACCAACCAGGCTTGAGGTGGGAGAGCATGTGGGGGGAGGGATAAATTTACTCGAGATATTCCATGCCGACGGTGCAAGATTACTTCTCTTTCTTGCacagtactctctctctctctctctctctctctctcttcccctcttGCTTCAGGTACAAACCTGAGCTTATATCTGAtctatctttctctctctctgctctGTCCTTTGGGTGTTAACTATTCTTAGGCACAAAGTAAGCCTCCCTGACAACGCAGCATCTCGTTTGTTTTATCATTTGCCatctcttctctctcctctttctcacatcatcatcagcatcatcaTCTGCCCCCCTCCCTCGCCTTCTTTCTACTCCCTGGCATTCCATTATCTCTTCTCTCTTTCACGTTGTTGGATCTTTCTTTCTCTCCCACTCCCCTTCGTGTTCTTCAaccttcaccccccaccccccaacCCTCCCCCCGCGCGGGGGGTCTGTTGCATGGTGAGCTGAATTACTCAGCGTtttgttaggagaagaggtattagtTTTCTGTCTAAGCTGGGTTTGGaattggatctctctctctctctctctctctctctctatctctctctctctttccagttGTTCGTGCTCCCATCTTTTTCACCCCTTCATGTACTGGGTTCCTTTTCCAATTCTCCGACTGCGCCAATCCCCACTTCCTCCCCTCTGTCTCCCCGCTgaggtgtgagagagagagaggaggaggaggagggagtcgGTGTACCGATCAAGCCACGCACTGTGGTAATAGAGAGTAGCGGATTGCTCAAAAGCGTAGAAGAGGAgagcaaataataataaatccaaggacatgcagcaacagcagcagcagcagcagcagcaaggagGGGCCACGTACGGGTTGCCGCCCTCCGAAATGGCCCCATTCTCGACCTCTGCGGTCGGCCCCGGGGCGCACCTGCTCGGAATTCCCGGCCCCGATCCCctccagcagcagcagccgcTGGCCGAGACCGCGTCGCCCATCAGCAGCCGACCACCTCCAGCTGGAAGCGCGCCCTCTGCCGATTTTGACGAGCTAGTCCCCGCGGTGGCCGGCAACTTCCCCGACGACGTGGTCCTTGCGGCGGGCGACGACGCCGAGAGGGGTACCGGCGCCACCGCCAACCGATGGCCGCGGCAGGAGACCGTCGCCCTGCTCAAGATCCGTTCCGAGATGGACGCGGCCTTCCGGGACGCCACCCTCAAGGGCCCTCTCTGGGAGGAGGTCACCAGGTAATTAAAGTCCTTCACGATTCCCACTGCATGCTCCCCTTTGACACCGCCACCAGAATGTGGAGCCTTCCCCTTCACAGAATTCACGGATCTCTGATGCTTCGATCGAGACGCAGACATGGGCTTCCGACCTCCCTTTAACGGTTTCCTTGCAACCGACTTCAGCGCTCCATTACTGCGACTTCAGagctcctcctctcttcttctaaacCTCCTCACATCCCACCcactcctttctctctctccttcccAAGTTATAGCGGTCTCCGAATTCGATGACTGCTGCTTCAGATCCGCTGCACCAATCCCGATCCAGTCCTTGGTTTCCAAGCGTCTAAGATTCCCAGATGCAGAAGCAGCATAGCATGCATTCCCTCGCTCCTCCCCTCGAGGCCACTACTCATTATGACGACTGCTTCTTGCTTTCTCCCTTTTCCGTCACAACTGTATTCGAGGTGGGGGGGAGTTCATAATTGTAATATAATCGGATTAAGATGCTTTGTGCGTCTGTCGAGGTATAATGTAATCATGATCATCTCGTTTTTCCTGCGGCCATTTGCCTTTTCATTGTTGTGCTGCTTGtttctcttttatgggtcctTACTCTATTAGCCTCGTCTGCTGCGGCTGTTGCGTATAATTGTGGTTACCTTGTCGACAGGAAGCTGGCGGAGTTGGGCTACAAGAGAAGCGCCAAGAAGTGCAAGGAGAAATTTGAGAACGTGCACAAGTACTACAAGCGCACCAAAGACGGCAGGGCCGGACGGCAGGACGGCAAGAGCTACCGCTTCTTTAGTCAGCTAGAAGCCCTCCACAGCGGCAGCGCTGCCGCCTTTCCTCCTCCTGCCGTCGCTGCTTCGTCCGCCTTCAGTGCCGCCATGGCGGGCCCACCACCCGGGAGAGCTCAGCCTATCTCTTCCGTGGCCCCACCGACCATGGCGATGCCAACCAGGGCGGTTATGCCCGAGATGACCCCTCCCCTCGGTGGCCTCCAAGGAATCTCGAGCCTGGCCACAggcggcgccgccgccgccgccgccatgggAATCAGCTTCTCCTCGAATTCGTCCTCTTCGTCGTCGTCCGAGTCTGACGAGGAGACGGAAGAGGCCGCGGAGAGACAGGAAGGGAGAAAGCGGAAGCACAGCGGCCGTGGGTCGGGAAATAGCCGGAAGATGATGGCATTCTTCGATCGGTTGATGAGGCAGGTGATGGAGCGGCAGGAGGTGATGCAGCGGCGGTTCTTGGAGGCCATCGAGAAGAGAGAGCAGGACAGGATGATACGAGATGAGGCGTGGCGGAGGCAGGAGATGGCGCGGCTGAACCGCGAGCAGGAGGTCTTAGCGCAGGAGCGCGCCATGGCGGCGTCACGGGACACCGCCATAATCTCCTACCTGCAGAAAATAAGCGGCCAGACCTTCCGGGTGCCCGCCATGCCTGCCACCCCCATCTCCATTGTGCCGCTTCCCCCCCATCAGCCATCGCATGCTCCGCCGCCACAACCAGCGGCTCCCCAGCAACAACTACACCCCCCACCGCTGCAGCAGCAGAAACCGGTACAGCCACTCCCTCAGAAGCACGAGGTTCAGCGACACCTCCAAAGCAGCGAGATCGCTCACCACCAGCCGTCGTCCGCAACGGAGTCTGTCCCAGGTTCGGAGCCTCAGGATGCGGTCGGACGTGCGAACCTGCAGGAGGCCATGTCGTCATCCTCCCGGTGGCCAAAGGCGGAGGTACATGCACTGATCAAGATCCGGAGCGCGCTGGAGTCCAAATTCCAAGATGCTGGCCCGAAGGGGCCACTATGGGAAGAGATCTCCGCCAGAATGCAGCAGCTCGGCTAcaaccggagagccaagcggtgcaagGAGAAGTGGGAGAACATCAACAAGTACTTCAAGAAGGTGAAGGAGAGCAACAAGCTTCGGCCCGAGGACTCCAAGACCTGCCCTTACTTCCACCAACTGGATACCCTCTACCGCAACAGGCTCCTTGGAAgcagcagtggcagcggcagcggcagcactgCGGGAATTCAAGGGCAGCAGGGCCACGAAACCAATCCCCCTTCCAGTCAGCAACAAGGTAACGCGCTAACGATCATGCCACAACAGAAGGCATCACCACCACCGCCACAGTCACCGCAGCAGCAGCAACCTGCCACAGAGGTTGAAAGCAATAATGGGAAGAGCAGCAGCGACAACAATCAAAACGGTGGGAACTCCGAGGGTGGCGAGGGTCCAGGTGGTTCAGAGGTACCGACTAGCAACGGAGAGCTCTCCCCGAGCTTCTTCGATGTGGGATTGAAGAAGGTAACCATTGCTCCCTAAGGGTTTATGCTTCTTCGCTGATGGATCACAATGTGATGGACCGGTATTGCATTGAAGCCAGAAGACATTGTGAAGGAGTTGATGGGGGAACCGCCACAGCAATCTGTGATGGACGACTACGAAAAATTGGACGAAGCTGACAGCATCAACCTCGACCAAGACGAcgacgaagacgacgacgacgatgacgaggcTAGAAAAATGCAGTACAAGATACAGTTCCAGAGGCAAAACGTGAGCGCCGGAGGCGGAGGGAACGAATCGGCGGCCGCAGCGACTGCAGGCTCCTTCTTGGCCATCGTCCAATAGATTCTACCGACAACCATCCATGACCGTACATGCTGCTTTCTCCTCCGTGCATGCATCCTCaccactaccaccaccaccaacatAATCCCAATTCTGTGCGTCTTATAGTCATCTCATCAATCCGTCCTTTGCAATTTATTGATTTGTTTGTGGAATAAGAATCCTCGCCGGGCCAACGGCGAGGGCAGACGTTG
The DNA window shown above is from Musa acuminata AAA Group cultivar baxijiao chromosome BXJ2-4, Cavendish_Baxijiao_AAA, whole genome shotgun sequence and carries:
- the LOC103975829 gene encoding trihelix transcription factor GTL1 isoform X1, whose amino-acid sequence is MQQQQQQQQQQGGATYGLPPSEMAPFSTSAVGPGAHLLGIPGPDPLQQQQPLAETASPISSRPPPAGSAPSADFDELVPAVAGNFPDDVVLAAGDDAERGTGATANRWPRQETVALLKIRSEMDAAFRDATLKGPLWEEVTRKLAELGYKRSAKKCKEKFENVHKYYKRTKDGRAGRQDGKSYRFFSQLEALHSGSAAAFPPPAVAASSAFSAAMAGPPPGRAQPISSVAPPTMAMPTRAVMPEMTPPLGGLQGISSLATGGAAAAAAMGISFSSNSSSSSSSESDEETEEAAERQEGRKRKHSGRGSGNSRKMMAFFDRLMRQVMERQEVMQRRFLEAIEKREQDRMIRDEAWRRQEMARLNREQEVLAQERAMAASRDTAIISYLQKISGQTFRVPAMPATPISIVPLPPHQPSHAPPPQPAAPQQQLHPPPLQQQKPVQPLPQKHEVQRHLQSSEIAHHQPSSATESVPGSEPQDAVGRANLQEAMSSSSRWPKAEVHALIKIRSALESKFQDAGPKGPLWEEISARMQQLGYNRRAKRCKEKWENINKYFKKVKESNKLRPEDSKTCPYFHQLDTLYRNRLLGSSSGSGSGSTAGIQGQQGHETNPPSSQQQGNALTIMPQQKASPPPPQSPQQQQPATEVESNNGKSSSDNNQNGGNSEGGEGPGGSEVPTSNGELSPSFFDVGLKKPEDIVKELMGEPPQQSVMDDYEKLDEADSINLDQDDDEDDDDDDEARKMQYKIQFQRQNVSAGGGGNESAAAATAGSFLAIVQ
- the LOC103975829 gene encoding trihelix transcription factor GTL1 isoform X2 translates to MQQQQQQQQQQGGATYGLPPSEMAPFSTSAVGPGAHLLGIPGPDPLQQQQPLAETASPISSRPPPAGSAPSADFDELVPAVAGNFPDDVVLAAGDDAERGTGATANRWPRQETVALLKIRSEMDAAFRDATLKGPLWEEVTRKLAELGYKRSAKKCKEKFENVHKYYKRTKDGRAGRQDGKSYRFFSQLEALHSGSAAAFPPPAVAASSAFSAAMAGPPPGRAQPISSVAPPTMAMPTRAVMPEMTPPLGGLQGISSLATGGAAAAAAMGISFSSNSSSSSSSESDEETEEAAERQEGRKRKHSGRGSGNSRKMMAFFDRLMRQVMERQEVMQRRFLEAIEKREQDRMIRDEAWRRQEMARLNREQEVLAQERAMAASRDTAIISYLQKISGQTFRVPAMPATPISIVPLPPHQPSHAPPPQPAAPQQQLHPPPLQQQKPVQPLPQKHEVQRHLQSSEIAHHQPSSATESVPGSEPQDAVGRANLQEAMSSSSRWPKAEVHALIKIRSALESKFQDAGPKGPLWEEISARMQQLGYNRRAKRCKEKWENINKYFKKVKESNKLRPEDSKTCPYFHQLDTLYRNRLLGSSSGSGSGSTAGIQGQQGHETNPPSSQQQGNALTIMPQQKASPPPPQSPQQQQPATEVESNNGKSSSDNNQNGGNSEGGEGPGGSEVPTSNGELSPSFFDVGLKKKTL